The Primulina huaijiensis isolate GDHJ02 chromosome 17, ASM1229523v2, whole genome shotgun sequence genome window below encodes:
- the LOC140962973 gene encoding exopolygalacturonase — translation MKLILSIFHFEVFLYCTLSYFVQSHSATSPLSILQPLSLCVKDYGATGTGVVYDTVPIQYTIDACSSAFLLHRRTCYVTFPPGKYLTATLFLKSGVTLDISENATILGGTKLSAYPEKQDRWYVVVAVDAVDVGITGGGEINGQGLKFVTRFDERKNVMVSWNQTGACFDDECRPRLVGFIGCKNARIWNVRLNEPAYWCLHIVRCRNTSIHDISIYGDFNTPNNDGIDIEDSNNTFITRCKIDTGDDAICPKTYTSPLYNLTATNCWIKTKSSAIKLGSASSYEFKGLVFDNITIVESHRGLGFQIRDGGNVSDVVFSNIKISTRYYDPSWWGRAEPIYVTTCPRDDKSKAGSISNLQFINITATSENGIFLSGSKGGILSNLKFINVNLDYKRWTNYSGGLVDYRPGCKGLVNHSTAGFMMEHIDGLYVQNLNMRWDGENTAKWNNPLDFRPSTVNNVSLRNFYSGLYKQ, via the exons ATGAAATTAATCCTATCCATTTTCCACTTCGAAGTCTTTCTTTATTGCACTCTCAGCTATTTCGTGCAATCCCACTCCGCCACATCGCCGCTCTCCATCCTGCAACCACTCAGCCTCTGCGTGAAAGACTACGGCGCCACCGGCACCGGCGTCGTCTACGACACCGTTCCAATCCAGTACACAATCGACGCCTGCTCTTCCGCCTTCCTTCTCCACCGCCGTACATGCTACGTCACCTTCCCTCCCGGGAAGTACCTGACTGCCACTCTGTTCCTGAAATCCGGCGTAACGTTGGACATCTCGGAAAACGCTACCATCCTCGGCGGCACTAAGCTGAGTGCCTACCCTGAAAAGCAGGACAGATGGTACGTGGTGGTGGCGGTGGATGCGGTGGACGTGGGGATCACTGGAGGAGGGGAGATCAATGGTCAGGGTTTGAAGTTCGTGACAAGATTCGATGAGAGGAAGAATGTGATGGTGAGCTGGAATCAGACCGGGGCGTGTTTTGATGACGAGTGCAGGCCCAGGTTAGTGGGGTTTATTGGTTGCAAGAATGCGAGGATATGGAATGTGAGATTGAATGAGCCGGCTTATTGGTG CTTGCATATTGTCCGGTGCCGAAACACATCGATTCATGATATTTCAATCTATGGAGACTTCAACACACCCAACAACGATGGGATAGATATTGAGGATTCGAACAACACGTTCATCACAAGATGCAAAATAGATACTGGAGATGATGCTATATGTCCCAAGACATATACCTCCCCCCTCTATAACCTAACTGCAACCAACTGCTGGATTAAAACAAAGTCCTCAGCCATCAAACTTGGGAGTGCTAGCTCATATGAGTTCAAAGGTTTGGTGTTTGATAATATAACCATTGTAGAATCTCACAGGGGGCTTGGATTTCAAATACGTGATGGAG GAAATGTTAGTGACGTTGTCTTCTCAAACATTAAGATCAGCACAAGATACTATGATCCTTCATGGTGGGGTAGAGCGGAGCCAATATATGTTACCACCTGTCCACGAGACGACAAGTCAAAAGCTGGTTCCATATCTAATCTGCAATTCATAAACATAACAGCAACTTCCGAAAATGGCATATTCTTATCAGGGTCGAAAGGCGGAATTCTTAgcaatttgaaatttatcaacGTGAACCTGGACTACAAAAGGTGGACGAACTATTCAGGTGGGCTGGTGGACTACAGACCAGGGTGTAAAGGGCTAGTAAATCACAGCACTGCAGGGTTCATGATGGAACACATCGATGGTTTGTATGTACAGAATTTGAACATGAGATGGGATGGGGAGAATACGGCGAAGTGGAACAACCCACTCGATTTTCGACCTTCCACTGTGAATAACGTTTCTTTGCGGAATTTCTACTCTGGATTGTATAAACAGTGA
- the LOC140962702 gene encoding zinc finger A20 and AN1 domain-containing stress-associated protein 8-like yields MESSKETGCQVPEGPILCINNCGFFGSAATMNMCSKCHKDMVLQQQQASLAASSIENIVNGSSSTVNEKEPVLADMLNTEAGAVELKATFSESSSELMSSKSSDTKAVEGPKRCTSCRKRVGLTGFSCKCGHLFCSVHRYSDKHDCQFDYRTAAQDAIAKANPLVKGEKLEKI; encoded by the coding sequence ATGGAATCTTCCAAAGAAACTGGTTGTCAAGTTCCCGAAGGCCCTATTCTTTGCATTAACAACTGTGGCTTCTTTGGAAGTGCAGCTACCATGAATATGTGCTCCAAGTGCCATAAAGACATGGTATTGCAACAACAGCAGGCGAGTCTTGCTGCCTCGTCCATTGAGAACATAGTCAATGGTAGTTCAAGTACCGTCAACGAGAAAGAACCAGTTCTTGCTGATATGTTGAACACGGAAGCTGGAGCAGTAGAGTTGAAAGCTACTTTTTCAGAGTCATCCTCTGAATTGATGTCGAGCAAGAGTTCAGATACGAAGGCAGTAGAAGGCCCAAAACGATGCACTTCTTGCCGCAAGCGTGTGGGTTTAACGGGATTCAGTTGTAAATGCGGGCACCTCTTCTGTTCAGTTCACCGTTACTCTGACAAACACGACTGCCAATTTGATTACCGGACTGCTGCTCAGGATGCTATAGCGAAAGCGAATCCACTTGTGAAAGGTGAAAAGCTCGAGAAGATCTAG